In one window of Spartinivicinus marinus DNA:
- a CDS encoding OmpA family protein — protein MKKMNLITVGIVLSLASYTAVAEEQVKPHAYVAPSVGKYFFNNDRGLEDDSIYSLDFGYQFNERTALQLGVGGLKTEDPGLDNEVDGQWYHLDGLYFFNPTGKWKPYLLASAAHMRLDPNTSGVDEETLLGVGVGIERELTDRLALRTDVRGYHSLDEDDNDAAWMFSLKYALGDTKTSKPRKVTPAPTPVAEPKTIYVDKPVSVRLNVEFDFDKSEVKPEYYGELEKAAQFLRKYSNVHVTIEGHTDSVGNDTYNLMLSQSRADAVREALIEQYQVDGNRLTSIGKGEAEPIADNGTPLGRKQNRRVVATIEAVDRVQKVVSE, from the coding sequence ATGAAAAAAATGAATTTAATTACAGTGGGTATTGTTCTAAGTCTGGCTTCTTATACAGCAGTCGCCGAAGAGCAAGTTAAGCCCCACGCGTATGTTGCTCCTTCGGTGGGCAAATACTTTTTTAATAATGACCGTGGCCTTGAGGATGACTCAATTTACAGTCTGGACTTTGGTTATCAGTTTAATGAACGTACTGCCCTTCAATTAGGGGTAGGTGGTTTAAAAACTGAAGACCCTGGTTTGGATAACGAAGTTGATGGTCAGTGGTATCACCTAGATGGCCTTTACTTTTTCAACCCAACAGGTAAATGGAAGCCTTATCTATTAGCCAGCGCGGCTCACATGAGGCTAGACCCAAATACCTCTGGTGTTGATGAGGAAACACTACTAGGCGTAGGCGTCGGTATTGAGCGTGAGTTAACAGATCGATTGGCGCTAAGAACCGATGTGCGTGGTTACCATAGTCTTGATGAAGATGATAACGATGCAGCTTGGATGTTCTCACTCAAATATGCTTTGGGTGATACTAAAACCAGCAAGCCGCGTAAAGTAACGCCAGCACCTACACCAGTAGCAGAGCCGAAGACGATTTATGTCGATAAGCCTGTTAGTGTGAGGCTTAATGTTGAGTTTGACTTTGATAAGTCTGAGGTTAAGCCTGAGTATTACGGCGAGCTGGAAAAAGCAGCTCAGTTCTTACGCAAATACTCTAACGTGCATGTCACTATTGAAGGGCATACTGACTCAGTTGGTAATGACACCTATAACTTAATGTTGTCTCAATCTCGTGCTGATGCAGTACGTGAAGCGCTGATTGAACAATATCAGGTTGATGGTAATCGCTTGACCTCTATTGGTAAGGGGGAAGCTGAACCTATTGCTGATAACGGAACACCTCTGGGCCGTAAGCAAAATCGTCGGGTTGTTGCTACCATTGAAGCGGTTGACCGTGTACAAAAAGTAGTTTCTGAGTAA
- a CDS encoding tetratricopeptide repeat protein yields the protein MVKQAFSLWNRSGIRYRTAVLFFLLTTTGVLLAGCASHRINQELDFAYQHYDNGNCVGALHSLSRVDRMIRSQPRRFLQPEVSMLRGLCLERQGLYMDAIETYRFIQQTYPQSEYAYRAKARIRVLTGGKVGRSPYAK from the coding sequence ATGGTAAAGCAAGCATTCTCTCTCTGGAACCGTTCTGGTATTCGTTACCGTACAGCTGTTTTATTTTTTCTTTTAACAACTACTGGTGTATTACTGGCTGGCTGTGCTTCACACCGAATTAACCAAGAGCTAGATTTTGCATATCAGCACTATGATAATGGTAATTGTGTTGGCGCTTTGCACTCTCTCAGTCGGGTTGATCGAATGATTCGCTCGCAGCCTCGGCGTTTTTTACAACCAGAAGTATCAATGTTACGAGGCCTGTGTTTAGAACGACAAGGCCTGTATATGGACGCAATCGAAACTTACCGCTTCATTCAGCAGACATACCCTCAATCTGAATATGCCTATCGTGCCAAAGCCAGAATCAGAGTATTAACGGGTGGCAAAGTGGGTAGAAGCCCTTATGCTAAGTGA
- a CDS encoding PilZ domain-containing protein — protein sequence MANHSFTHEKRLIPRHHLTEYLTVYNGYTDRAMGFIGNISTQGLMLISELPIMTGAEYQLLIKLPNNAGVIDFIAVCLWCKADVDQRYFDSGFEIIHTHRGIEDIVESLKHYFSFKD from the coding sequence ATGGCAAATCATAGCTTTACTCATGAAAAACGTCTAATTCCTCGCCACCATCTGACTGAATACCTGACTGTTTATAATGGTTATACCGATAGGGCGATGGGCTTTATTGGTAACATATCCACACAGGGACTGATGCTGATTAGTGAGCTTCCCATTATGACAGGTGCTGAGTATCAGCTACTGATTAAATTACCTAACAACGCTGGAGTGATAGATTTTATTGCAGTCTGCTTATGGTGTAAGGCGGATGTAGATCAGCGCTACTTTGACTCAGGATTTGAAATTATCCACACTCATCGGGGGATTGAAGATATTGTTGAGTCACTAAAACACTACTTTAGCTTTAAAGATTAA
- a CDS encoding YigZ family protein, which translates to MSEQSESTYAIPAESIAVEHEVKRSRFIALVERIQDRQQALAAIEQIKIRYPDARHHCWAYVAGPPEGATSIAFNDDGEPQGTAGKPILNVVQHHKVGEVLVVVVRYFGGVKLGAGGLVRAYSGVTQAALEKLPTILKVPCITATVSCQYSFEPILKSLLPEYQGTIIDCQYTDHVEMAIQLPLENKQLMTAAITNKSKGQAKIT; encoded by the coding sequence ATGTCTGAACAGTCGGAATCAACCTATGCAATTCCTGCCGAATCGATTGCAGTTGAACATGAAGTTAAGCGCAGCCGGTTTATCGCTTTAGTTGAGCGTATTCAAGATCGCCAACAGGCACTAGCAGCGATAGAGCAAATAAAAATACGTTATCCAGATGCTCGACACCATTGTTGGGCTTATGTTGCAGGTCCACCTGAAGGTGCAACCAGTATTGCTTTTAATGATGATGGCGAGCCACAAGGTACAGCGGGTAAGCCCATTCTTAATGTAGTACAACATCATAAAGTGGGTGAAGTACTTGTAGTGGTGGTGCGTTATTTTGGTGGAGTCAAGCTCGGTGCGGGTGGTTTGGTTCGAGCTTATTCAGGAGTAACCCAAGCTGCACTTGAAAAGTTACCAACTATATTAAAAGTGCCGTGTATTACTGCAACCGTTAGTTGTCAGTACTCCTTTGAACCCATTTTAAAAAGCTTATTACCTGAATATCAGGGAACTATTATCGACTGTCAATATACCGACCATGTGGAGATGGCCATTCAACTGCCGCTGGAAAACAAACAGTTGATGACAGCAGCCATCACTAATAAAAGTAAAGGGCAAGCTAAAATCACCTAG
- the sbcB gene encoding exodeoxyribonuclease I, whose product MPQAPTLYWYDFETFGADPAKDWPAQFAGIRTDQDFNEIGSPDSFYCRLPDDQLPNPEACLITGITPQTTYQHGITEAAFADRIYQQFSQAHTCVLGYNSIRFDDEVTRHLLYRNFFDPYAREWKNGNSRWDLLDVVRAAYALRPEGIEWPINEEGLPSFKLELLTQANGIAHTQAHDALSDVRATIALAKLLREKQPKLFNFMLSIRHKKQVLKYLSTGQPVVHISGMFSANRGCMAVVMPLAEHPTNNNGRIVYDLSVDPTPLLTLSVEEIRERLFTPASKLSTGVERIPLKTIHINKCPIIAPLNVLQPADQERWQIDLNSYKQHHRVLVEAPGLGDKVAEVFNQLPETQTDNPDLMLYSGGFFSPYDRSQMNRLKTLPPSQLADMVGQFQDSRLDTMLFRYRARNYPETLTASEDQRWQSWCQARLLNKGAGGSICLSELQALIRALLSTKQTPHEQTILRQLQQFADEKQAALQLP is encoded by the coding sequence ATGCCACAAGCCCCAACGTTATATTGGTATGATTTTGAAACCTTTGGCGCTGACCCAGCCAAAGACTGGCCTGCACAGTTTGCGGGTATTCGAACTGATCAAGACTTCAATGAAATAGGCTCTCCTGATAGCTTTTACTGTCGACTACCTGATGATCAGTTGCCAAATCCAGAGGCTTGCTTAATTACAGGTATTACTCCACAAACTACTTATCAACATGGGATAACTGAAGCGGCGTTTGCAGATAGAATTTATCAGCAGTTTAGTCAGGCACACACCTGTGTATTAGGTTACAACAGTATTCGATTTGATGATGAAGTGACCCGTCACCTGTTGTATCGTAATTTTTTTGATCCCTATGCCAGAGAGTGGAAAAACGGTAATAGTCGTTGGGACTTGTTGGATGTAGTACGCGCAGCTTATGCATTGAGGCCAGAAGGCATCGAGTGGCCCATTAATGAAGAAGGTTTGCCAAGTTTTAAGTTGGAGCTATTAACCCAAGCCAATGGGATTGCTCATACTCAGGCTCATGATGCTTTATCAGATGTCAGAGCTACGATTGCCCTGGCGAAGCTGTTACGGGAAAAACAGCCTAAGTTATTTAATTTTATGCTAAGCATTCGCCATAAAAAGCAGGTGTTAAAATATCTCTCAACAGGACAGCCAGTTGTACATATTTCAGGGATGTTTTCTGCTAATCGTGGTTGTATGGCCGTGGTCATGCCTCTCGCTGAGCATCCAACTAATAATAATGGTCGTATTGTCTATGATTTAAGCGTAGATCCTACTCCCTTGTTAACCTTATCTGTGGAAGAAATTCGCGAACGTTTATTTACCCCTGCTAGTAAATTGTCGACAGGGGTAGAGCGGATTCCCCTTAAAACGATTCATATTAATAAATGCCCGATTATTGCTCCACTAAATGTGTTGCAGCCAGCTGACCAGGAACGTTGGCAAATCGATTTAAACAGTTATAAACAACATCATCGAGTATTAGTAGAAGCACCAGGATTAGGAGATAAAGTAGCAGAAGTATTTAATCAGCTGCCTGAGACCCAAACAGATAACCCAGACTTAATGCTTTATAGTGGTGGCTTCTTTAGCCCTTATGATCGTAGCCAAATGAATCGCTTAAAAACGTTGCCGCCTAGTCAGCTAGCGGATATGGTGGGGCAGTTTCAAGATAGTCGGCTGGATACCATGTTATTTCGCTATCGGGCTCGCAACTACCCTGAAACACTGACTGCGTCAGAAGATCAACGCTGGCAAAGTTGGTGTCAAGCCCGGTTACTGAATAAAGGTGCAGGAGGCAGTATTTGTTTATCAGAACTGCAAGCATTAATCAGGGCTCTCTTGTCTACCAAGCAAACCCCTCATGAGCAGACTATTCTAAGGCAGTTACAGCAATTTGCAGATGAAAAGCAAGCAGCTCTGCAACTCCCTTAA
- the purU gene encoding formyltetrahydrofolate deformylase: protein MSRSYRLVIGCPDRVGIVAKVSNFLATYNGSITEANHHSDTDSNWFFMRHEICADSLPFDLEGLKTAFAPIANEFNMQWQITDSEAPKKVILMASKQAHCLVDLLHRWHSGDLHCEIPCVISNHNDLRSIVEWHGIPFFHVPVDKDNKAKSFARVMELITEHEADTIVLARYMQILPPEVCKQYAGKIINIHHSFLPSFIGAKPYHQAHQRGVKLIGATCHYVTEELDAGPIIEQDIVRISHRDTVADMVRLGKDCEKTALAHGLRYHLEDRVIIHDNKTVVFV, encoded by the coding sequence ATGTCACGTAGTTACCGGTTGGTTATAGGTTGTCCTGATAGGGTAGGAATTGTTGCCAAAGTCAGTAATTTTTTAGCTACTTATAATGGCTCAATTACTGAAGCCAATCATCACTCAGACACAGACTCCAATTGGTTTTTTATGCGCCATGAAATCTGTGCAGACTCTTTGCCGTTTGACCTTGAAGGGTTAAAAACAGCATTTGCACCCATTGCCAATGAGTTTAATATGCAATGGCAAATTACCGACTCAGAAGCCCCTAAAAAAGTTATTTTGATGGCCAGTAAGCAGGCGCATTGCCTGGTTGACTTATTGCACCGTTGGCACAGTGGTGATCTGCACTGTGAAATACCTTGTGTTATTTCTAACCATAATGATTTACGCAGTATTGTTGAGTGGCATGGCATTCCTTTTTTCCATGTGCCAGTTGATAAGGATAATAAAGCTAAATCTTTTGCTCGGGTTATGGAGCTAATTACAGAACATGAAGCTGATACTATTGTATTAGCTCGTTATATGCAGATTTTACCGCCCGAAGTGTGTAAGCAATATGCTGGTAAAATCATTAATATTCACCATAGCTTTTTACCCTCTTTTATTGGTGCAAAGCCCTATCATCAAGCTCATCAACGAGGGGTGAAGTTAATAGGTGCTACTTGCCATTATGTCACAGAGGAATTAGATGCTGGGCCTATTATTGAGCAAGATATAGTACGAATTAGCCATCGAGATACAGTCGCGGACATGGTGAGATTAGGAAAAGACTGTGAAAAAACGGCGCTTGCTCATGGTTTACGGTATCATTTAGAAGACCGTGTTATCATTCATGACAATAAAACTGTAGTTTTTGTTTAA
- a CDS encoding substrate-binding periplasmic protein: MNKLIEYLCVFVCLSLSADLLATASKSAKTIIVSGLPDYFPFSFEENGELKGVFIDLSKDIFAKLKIPVEYRIFPWKRVLNNAKHGRIDMIAGLYRSQVRETYLDYSIAIIPDPTAIFMRKGNEFEYESWDDLKGKNGVTGLGYVLGDKFSRYEKQYLNLYRVEGSKRAFTLLADNKRQFDYTINGFYHSLQLLTQLGLSDKITYSPHFVTNPSLYFGFSKKKLLGDLSEKVNILIIKYQKNRLIRQYINKYVESLQIQKAEM; the protein is encoded by the coding sequence TTGAATAAACTCATTGAATACCTTTGTGTATTTGTTTGTCTTAGTCTCTCAGCTGATTTATTGGCTACAGCTAGCAAATCAGCAAAAACAATAATAGTCTCAGGCTTGCCTGACTACTTTCCATTTTCATTTGAAGAAAATGGTGAGCTGAAGGGCGTATTCATTGATCTCTCAAAAGATATTTTTGCAAAACTAAAAATACCAGTAGAATATCGTATATTTCCCTGGAAAAGGGTATTGAATAATGCAAAACATGGCCGTATTGATATGATCGCAGGGCTTTACAGGAGCCAAGTAAGAGAAACTTACTTAGATTACTCAATAGCTATTATCCCTGACCCAACAGCCATTTTCATGAGAAAAGGTAATGAATTTGAATATGAAAGCTGGGATGATTTAAAAGGAAAAAATGGGGTGACTGGTTTAGGTTATGTGCTGGGAGATAAATTCAGTCGATATGAAAAGCAATATCTAAATCTATATCGAGTGGAAGGATCGAAAAGAGCATTTACTCTATTAGCTGATAATAAAAGACAATTTGATTATACGATAAATGGATTTTATCATAGCTTGCAGCTATTAACTCAATTGGGGCTTTCAGATAAAATCACTTATTCACCTCATTTTGTTACGAATCCATCACTTTATTTCGGATTCTCCAAAAAAAAGCTACTGGGTGATTTATCTGAAAAAGTAAATATATTGATAATTAAATACCAGAAAAATAGACTAATTAGACAATATATTAACAAGTATGTCGAATCGTTACAGATTCAAAAAGCTGAGATGTAG
- a CDS encoding GNAT family N-acetyltransferase, whose protein sequence is MTITKHHFETSRLLITEWHAIDKNVPPQFNLTDTVQKILTPAVTHSLPADWQNIHTDEHAKNWIKARDSEGVTLLIIEKQTNIPIGLFILTKDEDNSNETALRIGYILEEPAWGKGFASELIEGFIVWCRHNNISLLTAGIDKDNIASKRVLEKNGFTCLLQNNSEDSIFFQHHINP, encoded by the coding sequence GTGACTATAACTAAGCATCATTTTGAAACCTCTCGATTATTAATCACCGAATGGCACGCCATTGATAAGAATGTGCCCCCACAATTTAACTTAACAGACACAGTTCAAAAAATTTTGACTCCTGCTGTCACACATTCACTTCCTGCAGACTGGCAAAATATCCATACGGATGAGCATGCAAAAAATTGGATTAAAGCCAGAGATAGCGAGGGAGTAACTTTATTGATTATTGAAAAACAGACAAATATACCTATTGGGCTGTTTATTCTGACTAAAGATGAAGATAATAGTAACGAAACGGCATTGAGAATTGGTTATATATTAGAAGAGCCTGCCTGGGGCAAAGGGTTTGCAAGCGAACTCATTGAAGGGTTTATTGTGTGGTGCAGACACAACAATATTTCATTATTGACTGCTGGTATTGATAAAGACAATATTGCATCAAAACGTGTACTCGAAAAAAATGGCTTCACTTGCTTACTGCAAAACAATTCTGAAGATAGTATATTTTTTCAACACCATATAAACCCATAG